Within the Planctomycetaceae bacterium genome, the region TTCTTCGCGCCCTGCAGGACTATCAGAATTGGGTTTGTCCGAATGCGCGATGCTGTCTGTCGTCGGTTCCGAAGAACACCCGGAGATCAGAAGTAAGGAAGCGATGAGGACGAGCGAACAATTTTGCATGAAATCGAACCATTTGCGGAGTTGCGTTTACGCGACGGGAGTCGGTGCATTATGGGGACTCATCGTGGAATTGTTCCAGCGACTCTGCTGCATTGATCACCATTCTGTGGTCGAACAGATCTTTGCGCGGCGGTTGTTCGTACCTGATAAGCTTGACTTCTGCAGGGATGTCTGAATGCTTCGCCCAGAGAAAGTGCCATTCGTTTGCTCGGACGAGCATTCATCAAAGTGACGCAAGTGCCACCAGGAGACCGCATAATGATTCTGCTCGAGTTCGTCTTGAACGGCAGCCAAAGATTCCGTTGGTCTGTTCTTCTGGCCACTCTGCCCGTTCTCGTGTGCCGGGCGCTGGCCGGTGAGTCAATCCGTCAGGAGGCGGCATCGGCGAATCCTTCCAGTGCCGCCCGCCCTCTCAATGTTCTGCTGATCATGTCTGATGACCTGACAGCGACTGCGCTGTCGTGTTATGGCAACTCAGTTTGCAGCACTCCAAACATTGATTCGCTGGCCAGTCGGGGAACCCGCTTTACTCGAGCCTATTGTCAGGCAACCTATTGCGGTCCTTCCCGGGCGTCGATGCTGACGGGATATTATCCGCATGCCACTGGGGTCCTTGGTTATACGAACCCGAGGCCACAAATCGGCGATCGAGCCACCTGGCCACAACATTTCAAAAACAACGGCTACTACAGCGCTCGTGTGAGTAAGATTTTTCATATGGGTGTCCCGGGTGGAATTGAGATCGGTGGCGATGGCCGGGATCACAATCATTACAACGGTGCCGATGATGAATTCTCCTGGACCGAACGATTCAACAGTCCAGGCCCGGAGTGGAAAGCTGTGGGAACCGGGGAGACCCTGGAAGGGAACCCCGATGGCAAAAAACCTGTTGTGGGTGGCAATACATTTGTTGTGGTTGAAGCTGAGGGTGATGACCTTGTGCATTCGGATGGCATGACAGCTGAGAAAGCGGTTCGACTGATCCACGATCACAAGGATCAGCCATTCTGGCTTGGCGTTGGATTTGTTCGGCCACATGTCCCGTTCGTGGCTCCGTCCCGCTACTTCCGGCCCTTCAAGCCATTCGACAGGATGGAATTGCCGCCGAAGCTCGAAGGCGACTGGGACGATATTCCAGAGGCAGGCATCAATTACAAGACCAGTCTCAATATGAAGATGGACGAGCGGCGGCAGAAAAAAGCAGTCGGCGCGTACTATGCCTGCGTTAGCTATGTCGACACTCAGGTCGGTAAAGTGCTGGCCGCCGTTCGGGACGCAGGTATCGAAGACCACACCGTTGTGATCTTTACCAGTGATCACGGTTACCATCTGGGTGAGCATGACTTCTGGGCCAAGGTGAGTCTGCGGGATGAATCGGCGGCAGTCCCCCTGATTATTTGTTTGCCTGGCCAAAGGCCGTCTGTCTGCCATAGCCTGGTCGAACTGATCGATCTTTTTCCGACGACGGCAAAACTATGCGGACTAAATATTCCTGAGCGGCTTCAGGGCCGGGACATCTCACCGCTGTTGCGCAATCCCGATTTGTCTGTGCGTGACGCGGCGTTCAGCGTGGCTCCAAGCCGAAAAGGATTTCTGTTGCGAGAGGACCAGTATGCGTTTATCCAATACGGCGAGGACGCAGAGGGTGGCATGGAACTGTTCAACGTTCAAACCGACCCACAGCAATTCACAAACCTCGCACAACTTCCGTCGCACGCTGGCCAGGTGAAGGACTTTCGGCAGAAGATGTCGGCCAGGCTGGCAGCGATCAGGCAAAATGATCTGGGCAGGTGATGTGGGTTGTTCGCGTAGAACCAACGCGAGGAGCCGCCTCATTTCAAGCATTCCATGCGCAGCGCCATGATGTGACTTGGCCAATTCTGTCTTGAGGTCTAAAACATCCTCGAGGTCTAACCTAACCTCGCAGCCTGTTCAAAAACAGGACTGGCTCGAGCAGGAAACGCTGAAACGCGATGGTTTCCAGTCGTCCTGCGTGCCTGTCCCGGATTGTTAACGGACAGCTAAGATATCTGGACCGGTGAGCGACAGGACGTGCCGAAAGGCTCTCCGTCGACGCGTTGCCAGTCTGTCAAAAGCAATGCACTTTTCTGAAATGCGTCCGCCTGATTCTTAACAGGCATCGTTTGATGAATTCCTGTCTTCTTACGTTCGTGAACTGCGTAATCTGCCTCGCACAATCTGCAAAGTCCTGAGATGACCCAAAAATCCCTGCTTCAGCCTTTCTCACTAGGTGACCTGCAACTTCCAAACCGCATCGTGATGGCTCCCCTGACTCGCGCGCGATCTGGTCCGGATCGGATCCCCAATCACATCATGGCGGAATACTATGTTCAACGAAGTTCTGCCGGTCTGATCATCTCTGAGGCTACGACAATCTCTGAAGAAGCGAACGGTTGGGTCGAGTCGCCCGGCATCTACACAGACGCCATGATCGCGGGCTGGTCCGGAGTTGTGGATTCTGTTCATCAGGCAGGCGGTCGCATTTTCCTGCAGCTTTGGCACATGGGCCGAGCTTCTCACAGCAGTTTTCACAATGGGCATCCTGCGGTTGCGCCGTCCGCTATTGCTATTCATGGCGACGACATCCACACACCAATCGGAAAACAGCCGCATGAAACGCCTCGTGCGCTGGAAACCGACGAAATTCCTCGCGTTGTGGACGACTACCACAAGGCGGCCGCCAATGCGAAGAAGGCTGGCTTCGACGGTGTGGAAATTCATGCGGCCAATGGTTATCTGATCGATCAGTTCCTTCAGTCGAAATCAAACCATCGCACCGATGCCTACGGAGGAAGCGTTGAAAATCGCTATCGCTTTCTGGGCGAGGTTGTGTCGGCTGTCACATCTGAAGTTCCCGCTGATCGAGTTGGCGTGCGACTGGCTCCAAATGGCGTTTTTAACGATATGGGTTCGCCGGATTTCAGAGAGCAGTTCTTGTTCGCCGCATCACAGCTGGACAATTTTGGTCTTGCCTATCTGCATGTCATGGACGGACTGGCATTTGGTTTCCATGAACTTGGTGAACCGATGACCCTGAATGATTTTCGCAAAGTGTTCGCGGGGCCGCTGATTGCCAACTGTGGCTACACGCCGGAATCAGCCGACGCTGCTGTTGAATCGGGTGCCGCAGACCTTGTGGCATTTGGTCGGCCATTTATCAGCAATCCGGACTTTGTGGAAAGGGTTCGTAACAGCTGGCCGCTTGCCCCCGAGGCCGATGTCTCTGACTGGTACTCACCAACGGGAGCCACGGGTTACATCGACTTTCCACTGCATGTGGCAAATCGCTGAACTGGCCGTCTGGCTGCACTCCTCCAATGCGTTCCGGCGGTGCTTCCGGAAACAATATGGTGCTTGTAACATTCAATGAATACGATGACGGGCAGGATGGCGGCGACGGAAACCTGACGCGGGCCGAGGCTTGCGCGGACTCGGTGACGTTCCGGGAGACAAGTTTCGAACACGATTTCCGCAATCGTCAGACGGCTGTCATTGGAGAAGAAAACGCCTGCAGCGTCAGCGTGTATGACAACCTGAGCCGCGTCATTCAGCGAGAATCCCGGTGGGGCTCGTCGACCGGAACGCTTCTTTCGAAATCGGTGACAAAGTTTGATGACCGGGGCCGTGTCTATCAGGCGGTGGCCTATGCGGTGAATCCGAGTACAGGAGCCACAGGCAATTCGCTGACCAGCAACAATTGGTATGACGCAGGCGGTAATCTGATCAAATCACTGCCAGCCGGGTCTGACCTGTTCAGCAACACCACGTACGACATTTTGGGGCGAGCGACGCATCAGTATTCGGGCTACGATCTGGATGAGACAACCTACGCGGAAGCAGAAACCGTCGTGGGTGACACGATCATGGAACAGCAGGAGATGACCTACAACCAGGTCGGTTCTGTGCTGAGCACAGCTTCAAAGCAGCGGTATCATGATGCGGCTGCCACACAAACCGGAGCCCTCGGCAATCCGTCCACGACACCGAAGGCTCGTGTGACATACGCAGCATCGTGGTTTGATGGTGTGGGACGCACGATTGCCTCAGCCGATTACGGAACGAATGGCGGGACGGCTCTCAGTCGGCCTTCGACTGTCCCGACTCGATCCGACACGATTCTGGTCAACTCGACCGTCTACAACAGCGAAGGCGAAGTGGAATCGACGTTTGATCCAAAGAACACCGAAACTCGTTTTGAGTACGATGATGCCGGACGTCAGACGGCTCAGATTGAGAATTACATTTCCGGCTCCAGCGGTTGGGATAAGAATCGGACAACGTGGACGTCCTACACTGCCGATGGCCAGGTGGAAACACTCACAGCATCCAACGGAAGTACAGGCAATCAGCAGACCGTCTATTACTACGGCACCACGCTGGCCGACTCCTCCATTGCTTCAAGCCGTCTTCTGGTGAAGGTGGCGTATCCGGATGCGGTGATTGCAACGGTCTTATCAATCGCATCATGCCTCCGTTGCGGGATCGCCGCGTTCCAACCAAGAGCTTCTCCACCACAACGTCAGCCACCTCAGCCTCAGCCACCTCCTGATGGCGATGGATCCGGATCTGCAAACAGATCCTGGATGACTTTCCACTGTAAATCACTGACAAATGGCTTCGGGGCCGTCCTGGACCCTGTCGTATTCGGCCGACGTCGTTGCGGCCACGAGGACAGGGTAATCAACATAAGAGCGTCTCCTTTCGCTCACGCTAATATGCAAATCCCCTGCCATTGAAGTTTCTACAATCAAGTTTTGAAATGACCTCTAAGGATTTTCGACTGTGAAGATCGATACCCAGTAGATTGCCTTCTTGACGGGAAGGTTTGTGTTCCGCAGTGGGCACCTGAGGGATTTTTTCATACCACTAATCAATTCCAACTCCCTTGGGATCCTGTTTCCACGGCCACGATTGAGATAGTATCCGAGGTTCTGCAATGGACGACATTTCTCTATTGAAGGTTCCAAACTTTGTTTATGGGCCAGACTGTTCTGCATGGGACGTTGAAGATGTGTATGCGACCGCATTGTCCGCAGAATCAGAGTCATCTCTCCGGTTGTCCTGTTGGAAGGAATACATGCGGCGTTGCCCGTATGGTAATGGCTCTTTTGAGATGGTGGCGTACCTACTGAATGATGCCGGAGATGCCATCAGATTCGAGGCAATTTCGGTTGTCTGTTACGTTGCTCATTTGGGACTCAAGCCAGATCTCGGAGTTGATCCGAATAACTATCGCTCGGTGATTGAATCCTTGAGGATTGAGTCAAACCACTTTATGAAGCCATGGGCGTTGGCCGCTCGCTTCGGATTGGTGGATCTCTCCGCTGTGACTGAAGCTCAAGCAGAAGTTGATCGATGTAGTCAGGCAATTGCCGCGTTGGTCCAAAAGAACAACGAGACAGTGGGCGGCATCGATGAAATTGAGTTCTTGAGACTTCGGGCATTGAGCGATATGAAACATGTCGCTCAGGACATCATAGATCGAAAACACCGTATGCCCTTAATCCTTCGTTCGTGAAATCTCCATTCTAAGAATGGCTCGATTTGAAGGCACTTGTTAGCATCGGTCAGCAGATGCATTCGAAAACTCTTTTCAGCAGAATTGATCACGCCGTTCATTGATAGGAGCAAGCGACCAGCGGGAGCGGATTGTCATCTTCCCGGCGTCAGTTCGAGCCCGCGTCAAGGGTCGTACCCTTGCAGGCGCATGGTGGGACGGTGAACACGTCGACGACTCCGAAAGTTCAGTACAGCTGCGCAAACGGCTCGTCGAACACGATCCGTATCACGGGGATGACGTACCCGAACGGTCGCTGTCTTGTCCAAAACAATGTGGTTGATGATTACGGCACCTCTGGCAGCATCAATGAGGGGAATCGCTAAAGGGGACATTGTGAATGTCCCCTTCGTGATTCTCTGGAAACGAACCGAAACAATCGCGGATTCTTCCACCTCCAACAGCGCCATTCATTCCATCAGTGGAACCATTGATCGGTCCGCAGGTGACTCCTCCCGCGCCGCCTGCGCCTTTGAACCCGCAAACTTGCCCAGCTACATGTCCAATGCCAGACATCGGACCAAAAGCGGGAGTTGGAGGCTGCGTCTTCGTTGGCGTTGTGCTGATCGACACTGATCCCGTGCCCGACCCGAGACAACAACCCAGAATTCCGTGGCCTACCGATCCGGAGAACAAGCGCACACGATACGAATGTCGAGTTCGTGCGAGGAATTGGCACATGGACCACCCTTGTCAGGGTAGAATTTTCATTCACGTGAGTTACGACGAGGCCGAGGCAAGAAATATCGTGAGCACGGTGTGTGTGGAGGCTGGCTGCCACAAGGCGGTGATTGCGGGCACGCGAAGTGCCGACCTCTGCCCAACTGAGTCGAGTTTTTTACAGCGGGGCTCTTCAATGACAGGTTTTTGCGATTGGCGACGCTTGAAGATCGGTGACGCGGTTAGACTTATCGAATGGCCAATGGAACTGCGACGGGACTGGTTACATTTAGAAACACAAGAGCTTTACGATTGGCTGATCGAGTCTGGAACTGTCGTAGTAGTCTCGGAAATCGATGATTCGGGATTGCCGTATTGTAATGTCCAACGAACGATCGATGGGGTGCAATGGCGAGAATGGCTCGCGTTAAACCATGGCGGGATCGAATTGGTCCTTTGCAGGGCTTCAGAGTAGACTGCATTTATGGTATGCGATTGACGCTGGATGAAGGATTTGGGGGCGGGATACAATGGGTCTGGCTAGTGTAGTGTCTTTGAAATGTGGTGAATTATTCGGCGCTGAATTGTGCGTGCGGTGTTGAATGGGTATCTGATTCTTTAAGGAGGATATCCATGCGAGTGGCACCGGCGATCGAGTTGACTCAGGAAGAGCGAACGACGCTGACAAAGTACAGCCGCGGAAGGAACACGCCTGCGAAAATCGTGCTTCGTGCGAAGGTGATTCTGCGAGCGGCCGAGGGGCTTCAGAATAAGGTAATCGCCGCAGAACTGCAGACCGATCCGCAGTTTGTCTGTCGCTGGCGAACTCGCTTTGTCAAAGGACGCCTGAAGGCCATTGAAAAGGATGCACCGCGAAGTGGGCGAAAGCCGTGCCAGAAGGTTGTGAAGATGGTTCTCGACGCGACAACTCAGGAGAAGCCTGCGGGAGCCACGCACTGGAGCGTGCGAACACTGGCGCAGCATCTGGGTGTCAGTCGTTCGGTGGTGCATCGCGTGTGGCGGCAGCACAATCTTCAGCCGCATCGAACGAAGACGTTCAAGGTTTCGAACGATCCGAAGTTTGAAGAAAAACTGCATGATGTTGTGGGTCTGGACCTTAAGCCACTATTGCCTTACAAAACTCCGTAGGAGGCGCTGAAGCGTGGATTTTGGCAAGGTGTTATCCCATGATGATAACTTAGACGGCAGAGGTTCACAATAAGAAATAACGCGCTGACTGGTCGCAGCGGTGCCCCACGTCAGGTTTACCAAATGCCGGGGCGGAGCATACCGATGTCGTTCGGGTTATGGGAACACCGGAATATCTTCTGTCCGAACGATGTTTCTCGGAAATCCGGATGAAAAGAAGTTCCGTCGTTTGTTGTGTCTGCTGCAGACACGCCTTCATGGGCCAGTTCCTGACTGGGGTCACGCGTCAGCTCTAAAGAACGTTGACTGCGCCGCAATCCACTGCTTGTCCAGGAACGCGGAGACTTTCCGATTCACGTTACCTTTACGACATCGAGGATGGAGTCTCGCGGTGAATAATTAAGAGAATTGTGCTTTGTCTGAAGATTTTGTGGCTGCACCATACGACTTCGTCTGTGGACGGTCTCCCTCTTTGATGAGAGCGATGTTCTCGAACTGTTTCCTTGGCTTCATGACGCCAGAAACCCGTCAATCTTGGCTCGCCAGATGAGGTGGTTCAGGTTTGACACCGAATTCATGTCCATAGAAAGGCTTCAGAATGGCTCGGAAAAGAAACAGGCGAATTCGACTCGCCGGCGTCACGGATGAGTTCAGAAAAGCAGTGTAGTTGCTTCTTGGATTACACTGCATCGGTTGCTGCTGGGCTTTCCTCAACGCGTTTTATATCGGAACAAGCTGATCCAGTGCCCAGTGGCGCTCGTTTGAGACGAAGTAAGGACCTGAAGCCGATCTCTCGAAGAGAGGTAAAGCGACTATTTTCGGCCGCAACGAATGCCACGCTATGCGGCCGAATCCATCGAGGAAGCTCGTGCAAACGTCTCTGAAGTCTGTCGCCATCTTGGTGTGAACCGCCAGCTCGGCTGAGCCCACAAATTCGAAGACGGATGCTCAACTACTCCACTGATGATTCTCAACGTCAACGCTACCTTCGACACCGAAGACCTCAAAGAAGGATCTGTGATATAAAGGTCCTGCATGCACTAATTAAAAACCGAAATCGTCGCAAAAAACGAAAACCGGATGGACCGATTTTGGCAAGGCTGTTATCCTATTGATGATAACTTAGACGGACCAGAGGTTCACAATAAGAAATCAATTCGCGTTGACTGGTCGCAGCGGTGCCCCACGTCAGGCTTACCAAATGCCGGGGCGGGAGCAATTTACCGATGTCGTTCGGGTTATGGAGAACACCGGAATATCTTCTGTCCGAACGATGTTTCTCGGAATTATCCGGATCGAAAAGAAGGTTCCGTCGTTTGTTGTGTCTGCTGCAGAGACACGCCCGCGGGCCAGTTCCTGACTAGGGGTGCCGTCATGCCTAAAGAACGTTGACTGATCGCCGCAATCCACTGCTTGAGTTGAATGCAAGGACTTTCCGATTCACGTTACCTTTACGACATCGAGGGATGGAGTCTCGCGGTGAATAATTAAGAGAATTGGGGTTTCGTTTGAAAGGGCAAATCTTGTCTACGAACGCAGACACTCCAGCCTCGAGTACAGGACGCCAGCTCAGTTCGAACAGCTCATCAAACTCTCAAAATAAGAGAATGACCTGTCCCTGAAACCTGTACCACCTCAAGAATAGACTTTGAAGACTTAGAGAATGGGCTACCTCGCCTACCGATGTGTCCGCGATCTATTCGTCTTGCCTTAATTCAACTCGTAGACTCCGAGATGCTCCGCATTGATGGAGGCGCAAGTTCGATTGAACCGGATTTAGGAATAAATATCAAAATAGCTCGGGAACTCTGGCACCCACAATGGCGGCCGCTTCAGGACGCTAATAAGCTGGTGATGACATTGACCGAGCACGGCTTCTTTGAGGTCGTTAGGAGACTTCAAGCCTTTGGATTCAAAAGTGGAGCTGACGCCACGTTCTTCGAATGGGTCCGGACAGTCGGTTTCCCAGGAATTCATAAATTCTGGTGTGCTC harbors:
- a CDS encoding sulfatase is translated as MILLEFVLNGSQRFRWSVLLATLPVLVCRALAGESIRQEAASANPSSAARPLNVLLIMSDDLTATALSCYGNSVCSTPNIDSLASRGTRFTRAYCQATYCGPSRASMLTGYYPHATGVLGYTNPRPQIGDRATWPQHFKNNGYYSARVSKIFHMGVPGGIEIGGDGRDHNHYNGADDEFSWTERFNSPGPEWKAVGTGETLEGNPDGKKPVVGGNTFVVVEAEGDDLVHSDGMTAEKAVRLIHDHKDQPFWLGVGFVRPHVPFVAPSRYFRPFKPFDRMELPPKLEGDWDDIPEAGINYKTSLNMKMDERRQKKAVGAYYACVSYVDTQVGKVLAAVRDAGIEDHTVVIFTSDHGYHLGEHDFWAKVSLRDESAAVPLIICLPGQRPSVCHSLVELIDLFPTTAKLCGLNIPERLQGRDISPLLRNPDLSVRDAAFSVAPSRKGFLLREDQYAFIQYGEDAEGGMELFNVQTDPQQFTNLAQLPSHAGQVKDFRQKMSARLAAIRQNDLGR
- a CDS encoding alkene reductase codes for the protein MTQKSLLQPFSLGDLQLPNRIVMAPLTRARSGPDRIPNHIMAEYYVQRSSAGLIISEATTISEEANGWVESPGIYTDAMIAGWSGVVDSVHQAGGRIFLQLWHMGRASHSSFHNGHPAVAPSAIAIHGDDIHTPIGKQPHETPRALETDEIPRVVDDYHKAAANAKKAGFDGVEIHAANGYLIDQFLQSKSNHRTDAYGGSVENRYRFLGEVVSAVTSEVPADRVGVRLAPNGVFNDMGSPDFREQFLFAASQLDNFGLAYLHVMDGLAFGFHELGEPMTLNDFRKVFAGPLIANCGYTPESADAAVESGAADLVAFGRPFISNPDFVERVRNSWPLAPEADVSDWYSPTGATGYIDFPLHVANR
- a CDS encoding helix-turn-helix domain-containing protein, producing MRVAPAIELTQEERTTLTKYSRGRNTPAKIVLRAKVILRAAEGLQNKVIAAELQTDPQFVCRWRTRFVKGRLKAIEKDAPRSGRKPCQKVVKMVLDATTQEKPAGATHWSVRTLAQHLGVSRSVVHRVWRQHNLQPHRTKTFKVSNDPKFEEKLHDVVGLDLKPLLPYKTP